gtgaatgaGCGAAGTGTTCTGATCTGTCCTGTATAGCGGTCCAAAGCAAAGAGACTGTGCTCAGTCACTtcctgcagtgaaaacagtAACCAGCCGTTATATCCTATATCAGCGTCATAGGCTCTGACTTTAGTCACCAAGTGTGCTGCGTTCACATTGCGGGGAatctcctccacaccttcagcAGAACCGTTGGAGCTGACTGGATACAGGATGACTGGAGCGTTGTCGTTCTGATCCAGAATGAACACGTTCACTGTGACGTTGCTGCTTAGTGACGGAGTTCCAGAATCTGTGGCCACAACTTGGAACTGGAAcgttttcactgtttcaaagtCAAAACTTTTCAGTGCAGTGATGTCTCCATTTTCTGAGTTAATGTTAAGAAAAGATGTAAATGATTTGTGCTCATCCCCATTTCTTACAATGTTATATGATATTAAAGCATTGTCAGCCTCATCACAATCATGAGcactcactgaaaacaaagatgCTCCTGCTACATTGTTCTCAACAACATAAAAGGTATATGGACTTGTTGAAAACTCTGGACTGTTGTCATTCACATCTGATACAGACACACTAATTGTCCTCTGAGATGACAAAGGTTGTTCACCACCATCTTTTGCAATTATGGTCACATCATACGTTGACTGTTGCTCTCTGTCAAGTAGAGATTTAGTGACAATAGAGTACATATTGTCTTGTAAAGAAGGTGTTAATGTAAAAGGTACATCCTCACTTATATAACAGATCACCTTTCCATTTACACCTGAATCCCTGTCATGCACACTTATCAAGGCTACTGTCGTTCCAGGTTTGGAATCCTCAGGAATTGCTTTGGAAAAAGACGTCACCTCAATGTCAGGTGCGTTATCATTCAGGTCCACTATAGTTATTACAacacttttttctgtttccaggGGCACTGACCCTTTATCAGAAGCTTTAATATCAATTTCGTACCTGTCTTTTGCTTCAAAATCTATCAGCCCTTTAACAATAATTGTACCTGTGTTAGGAtcaacttcaaaaagtttgCGTAATTTATTATTCACATTATCGCCAAACGAATAAACCACCTCGCCATTTAAACCATCATCTAAATCGGTGGCATTTACTTGCATGATAGTTGTGCCTATCGGTGAATTTTCTTTTAGCACTGCAGAGTAGGAGTCTTTTGCAAAAACTGGCATATTGTCATTTACATCCAAAACATTAACTAGAATTGCCATGCTTCCAGATTTAGCAGGCTTTCCTCCATCAACCGCTGTCAACATTAATCTATGACTTCTTGAAGTTTCTTTGTCCAGTGGTTTATGCAAATACAAAAGAGGGATTTTCCCATCAGTTCCTCTATCTTTTACCTCCAGACGAAAGTGTTCATTTGGGCTGAGCCTATACTGTTGAATAGAATACATATCACTATCTGGATCAAGGGCGCCTTGTAGCTGAAATCGCGCCCCAGGTAAAGCAGATTCAGATATCTGTAACTGAGTCTCGTTTTCGGGGAAGGTGGGGGAGTGATCGTTTACATCCAAAATCTCAATAGCGACGTAATGCACCTCTAACGGATTCTCCAGAACAGTCTTTATGTTAATAATGCAGCTGCTGATCTGTTCACACACCTCCTCTCGGTCAATCTTTCGGTTAACGTGTAAGATGCCATGATTGTTGAGATGAAACAACGGGTCCGTAGATCCAGAAACGATGCGAAAGCCTCTGGCATTCAAAGCAGTGCTGTCCAGCCCTAAATCTTTTGCGACATTCCCAACAACAGAACCCACCGTGAGCTCTTCAGCAATAGAGTATCGTAGCTGTGCCGAAGCAACATTTAAAGTAAGATCCAAGGTAACAATGACAACGACCAGGCGCTCCAACCACGCGCTGCATCCACGTCGTGCCATTTTcggatttggaaaaaaaaaaaaaaaaatccttaatgTGGGTATGTTAAATGTTGGTCCAAACAAGAACAGGCATTTTAAGCAACATTAACAGCTTCCTCGAACAACAGGCACGTAGGGAAACGAGTCACACGTTTGAAGCCGTCGCCCTCTTAAACACGAGTGCACCCTGTCGCGAAAAAACACCCAACTACTCACGTGACGTAGATGATGTTAAACCCAGAGTCTTTCATTTCAACAAGCAGTGACACCATGCGAGCTGATGTTACAATGCAGATACAACTTCCATAAAACATACCTGTGGTTAAATGTCCCCTATGCCGGAGGATGTAAGCATTAAAATAATACAAGTGGATCACGTTGCCTCTCAGAATGAATGACATCTGCAGACCATACACCTGGGGTACATCTGATTTCCATTAAATGATTAAAGCCcaaattatgaataaaataatgattataaCCTCCATTATTCCATTCATtgtctaaaacatgttttacctCTCTAGTTGCTCTCCTTCAGTAAGGGAGCAGCCATGTATTAGTATAGCTGCTCGTGATATGTGCTGTGTTCAATATCAGTTATCACGTTATGAGTGGAGTTAACATTCTGGGCTGCGtgaaatccaaacac
This is a stretch of genomic DNA from Labrus bergylta chromosome 9, fLabBer1.1, whole genome shotgun sequence. It encodes these proteins:
- the LOC109990510 gene encoding protocadherin alpha-7 isoform X31; amino-acid sequence: MARRGCSAWLERLVVVIVTLDLTLNVASAQLRYSIAEELTVGSVVGNVAKDLGLDSTALNARGFRIVSGSTDPLFHLNNHGILHVNRKIDREEVCEQISSCIINIKTVLENPLEVHYVAIEILDVNDHSPTFPENETQLQISESALPGARFQLQGALDPDSDMYSIQQYRLSPNEHFRLEVKDRGTDGKIPLLYLHKPLDKETSRSHRLMLTAVDGGKPAKSGSMAILVNVLDVNDNMPVFAKDSYSAVLKENSPIGTTIMQVNATDLDDGLNGEVVYSFGDNVNNKLRKLFEVDPNTGTIIVKGLIDFEAKDRYEIDIKASDKGSVPLETEKSVVITIVDLNDNAPDIEVTSFSKAIPEDSKPGTTVALISVHDRDSGVNGKVICYISEDVPFTLTPSLQDNMYSIVTKSLLDREQQSTYDVTIIAKDGGEQPLSSQRTISVSVSDVNDNSPEFSTSPYTFYVVENNVAGASLFSVSAHDCDEADNALISYNIVRNGDEHKSFTSFLNINSENGDITALKSFDFETVKTFQFQVVATDSGTPSLSSNVTVNVFILDQNDNAPVILYPVSSNGSAEGVEEIPRNVNAAHLVTKVRAYDADIGYNGWLLFSLQEVTEHSLFALDRYTGQIRTLRSFTETDEAEQKLVILVKDNGNVSLSATATVIVKVVEPKEAFAASDVKSATNDDEESNVTFYLMITLASVSALFLISIIVLIAMQCSKSTDYTSKYLQETNYDGTLCHSIQYRSGDKRYMLVGPRMSIGSTIVPGSHANTLVLPDRRRTSTEPKVQSGDWRYSASLRAGGVMQSSVHMEESSVMQGAQGVLVQNWPTASSAADPEGGEVSPPMGAGVDSNSWHFRYGPGGPGAPPQHLKPGEVPPEAFIIPGSPAIISIRQNQGGEDDKSDFITFGKKEEAKKKKKKKKEKKDKKDKGKDDGDE